In Labrus mixtus chromosome 3, fLabMix1.1, whole genome shotgun sequence, a single window of DNA contains:
- the cnga3a gene encoding cyclic nucleotide-gated channel cone photoreceptor subunit alpha yields the protein MAKIGSENSFLSRQRLSKKTPDEELAVIENGDSRAHSLCEENSETALSSESHRDLFTGAGAMARLSYIFFMLRNWASHRVNPETERHDSFLERFRGPELKDISSRDSNAQSHGIDAIRKRNLASKWPLATYNMNNCNNTDDKKDEIKKDDKKEEEKKDEKKDEDKKEEEKKDEKKDEKKDEKKDEKKDEKKDEKKDDKKDAKKDDKKKEEPPKEIWIMDPAADQYYRWLTIIAGPVFYNLIMIVTRACFNELQDTYTKLWIVLDYGTDAIYFADTFVRSRTGYLEQGLLVKDSKKLRDKYRTTSQFKYDMIAMIPTDLLFLKFGFNNPEFRFNRLCKISRLFEFFERTETRTSFPNMFRISNLVLYILIIIHWNACLFFAISKTIGFGTDTWVYPNISHPEYGRLARKYIYSLYWSTLTLTTIGETPPPVRDVEFLFVISDFLTGVLIFASIVGNVGAMISNMNASRAEFQAKIDSIKQYMQFRKVTKDLEARVIKWFDYLWTEKKTCDEKEVLKNLPDKLRAEIAINVHLDTLKKVRIFQDCEAGLLIELVLKLQPQVFSPGDYICKKGDIGREMYIIKEGKLAVVADDGVTQFVVLSDGAYFGEISILGIKGSKAGNRRTANIRSVGYSDLFALSKDDLVEALTEYPDAKKALEEKGKAILMKDNLIDEAIANAGADPKDLEEKIVKLQGNLDVMQTKFAKLMAELTSSQMKMKQRVTEMETQVKSIRPEDLVEVMADKDNKVK from the exons atggcaaAAATCGGGAGTGAAAACTCTTTTTTATCAAGACAGCGGTTGTCCAAGAAGACGCCTGATGAGGAGCTCGCTGTCATTGAAAATGGAGACAGCAG GGCTCACTCACTTTGTGAAGAAAACTCTGAGACAGCGTTGTCTTCGGAGTCCCACAGAGACTTATTTACAGGTGCTGGGGCCATGGCCAG GCTCTCTTACATCTTCTTCATGCTGCGAAACTGGGCGTCCCACAGAGTGAACCCTGAAACAGAGAGGCATGACTCTTTTCTTGAGCGCTTCAGAGGCCCTGAGCTCAAAGACATCTCCAGTCGAGACAGCAATGCGCAGTCTCACGGCATCGACGCAATCCGTAAGAGAAA tctTGCGAGTAAGTGGCCGCTGGCTACATACAACATGAATAACTGCAACAACACAGACGA CAAAAAAGACGAGAttaaaaaagatgataaaaaggaggaggagaagaaagacgAAAAGAAAGACGAGGacaagaaagaagaggagaaaaaagacgAGAAGAAAGACGagaaaaaagatgagaaaaaggaTGAGAAGAAAGACGAGAAGAAAGATGAGAAGAAAGATGATAAGAAGGATGCtaaaaaagatgataaaaagaaagaggagccACC GAAAGAAATCTGGATTATGGATCCAGCTGCAGACCAGTACTACAGATGGCTGACCATCATTGCAGGCCCAGTATTTTACAACTTGATAATGATCGTAACGAG AGCCTGTTTTAATGAACTCCAGGACACGTATACAAAGCTCTGGATAGTCCTAGACTACGGCACGGATGCCATATACTTCGCAGACACATTTGTTAGGTCAAGAACAG GTTACTTGGAACAAGGCCTGCTGGTAAAAGATTCAAAGAAACTGAGGGATAAATACAGAACAACATCTCAGTTCAAATATGATATGATCGCAATGATACCAACTGATCTGCTGTTtctgaaatttggcttcaaCAACCCAGAGTTCAGATTCAATCGTCTTTGCAAAATATCTAGGCTTTTTGAGTTTTTCGAGCGGACTGAAACCAGAACGAGCTTCCCAAACATGTTTCGTATCAGCAACCTCGTACTTTATATCCTCATCATTATCCACTGgaatgcttgtttgttttttgccatTTCGAAAACCATTGGTTTCGGAACAGATACATGGGTGTACCCCAACATCAGTCACCCGGAGTATGGCCGACTGGCCAGGAAGTACATTTACTCCCTGTATTGGTCCACACTGACCCTCACCACTATCGGAGAGACCCCTCCACCAGTCAGGGATGTTGAATTCCTCTTTGTGATTTCAGATTTCCTCACTGGTGTGCTCATCTTTGCTAGTATCGTCGGTAACGTCGGTGCCATGATTTCCAACATGAATGCCTCTCGTGCTGAGTTCCAGGCAAAAATTGACTCGATTAAGCAGTACATGCAGTTTCGAAAGGTCACCAAAGACTTGGAGGCCAGAGTCATTAAGTGGTTTGACTACCTTTGGACAGAGAAGAAGACCTGCGACGAGAAGGAAGTATTGAAGAACCTCCCAGACAAGCTCAGGGCTGAGATCGCCATCAACGTCCATTTAGATACTCTGAAAAAAGTGCGTATTTTCCAGGATTGTGAAGCCGGTCTACTGATTGAATTGGTGCTCAAGCTGCAGCCACAAGTGTTCAGTCCAGGAGATTACATCTGTAAGAAGGGAGATATTGGCAGGGAGATGTACATCATCAAGGAGGGGAAGCTGGCTGTGGTGGCCGATGATGGGGTCACTCAGTTTGTTGTGCTCAGTGATGGCGCATACTTTGGGGAAATCAGTATTTTGGGTATCAAGGGCAGTAAAGCAGGCAACAGGAGAACAGCCAACATCAGAAGTGTCGGCTATTCTGATCTCTTCGCCCTGTCCAAAGATGACTTGGTGGAAGCTCTTACTGAGTATCCAGATGCCAAAAAAGCTCTGGAGGAGAAGGGAAAGGCCATCTTGATGAAAGACAACCTGATCGATGAGGCAATCGCCAACGCTGGTGCCGATCCAAAAGACCTGGAGGAGAAGATTGTGAAACTTCAGGGCAACCTGGACGTCATGCAGACAAAGTTTGCCAAGCTGATGGCGGAGTTAACCTCCAGCCAGATGAAGATGAAGCAGAGGGTCACAGAAATGGAGACCCAAGTGAAATCCATACGACCCGAGGACCTGGTAGAAGTGATGGCCGACAAAgacaataaagtaaagtaa